A region of Selenomonadales bacterium 4137-cl DNA encodes the following proteins:
- a CDS encoding efflux RND transporter periplasmic adaptor subunit encodes MNNKKLVWAGVALLVLAVIGWRIYGNYAKANANTAKPGKAVTTVEVKKAVLGPIAASISTTGTVQGIQEATIAAKTSGRIQFLGVSDGTFVSAGQTLVELETAEIRAQIDQSLANRNQALANRDNARVNADRLNNLFKEDAAARQQLDNANTQYYVYDAQVAQASATINLYQSQLANTVLTAPFSGYIFNKRVVLGDMASPNMPLMTLVDTSKVKVEISVGESDIAKLAIGQTATFTVDAYPGQTFAGIVSEISPAADLKNRTFKAWILCDTPDQKLRSGMFARVNLSYKQIDQAVKVPKDALIIRDQKPFVFVIQDGAAKLTPVVTGLESDTEIEISSGLAPETPVSVWGHESLNDNDKVASGKRGGDK; translated from the coding sequence ATGAACAATAAAAAATTAGTGTGGGCCGGGGTTGCCTTACTTGTGCTTGCCGTTATCGGCTGGAGAATTTACGGCAATTATGCCAAAGCAAACGCCAATACGGCCAAACCGGGCAAAGCCGTCACCACCGTGGAAGTGAAAAAAGCCGTGCTTGGCCCCATTGCCGCCAGCATCAGCACCACCGGTACCGTCCAAGGCATCCAGGAAGCCACCATTGCCGCCAAAACATCCGGCCGTATTCAATTCTTGGGGGTAAGTGACGGCACTTTTGTTTCAGCCGGCCAAACGCTGGTCGAGCTTGAGACCGCGGAAATTCGCGCCCAGATCGATCAATCGCTGGCCAACCGCAACCAGGCCCTGGCTAACCGGGACAACGCCCGCGTCAATGCTGACCGGCTAAATAATCTTTTCAAAGAAGACGCCGCTGCCAGACAGCAGCTCGATAACGCCAATACGCAGTATTACGTCTATGACGCCCAGGTGGCTCAAGCCTCTGCAACAATCAATTTGTATCAGTCGCAGTTGGCTAACACCGTCCTGACCGCCCCTTTTTCCGGCTACATTTTTAACAAACGCGTCGTGTTGGGTGATATGGCATCCCCCAACATGCCCCTCATGACCCTTGTGGATACCTCAAAGGTAAAAGTGGAAATCAGCGTCGGCGAGAGTGACATTGCCAAACTGGCAATAGGGCAAACCGCAACATTCACCGTGGATGCCTACCCCGGCCAAACCTTTGCCGGCATTGTCAGCGAAATCAGCCCGGCCGCCGACCTTAAAAACCGCACCTTTAAGGCCTGGATACTCTGTGACACCCCTGACCAAAAGCTCCGCTCCGGGATGTTTGCCCGGGTGAACCTGTCCTATAAACAGATCGACCAGGCGGTTAAAGTCCCGAAAGACGCGCTGATCATCCGTGACCAGAAACCTTTCGTCTTTGTTATCCAGGACGGCGCCGCCAAGCTGACTCCCGTTGTTACCGGCCTGGAAAGCGACACGGAAATTGAAATTTCATCCGGCTTAGCTCCCGAAACGCCGGTCAGCGTTTGGGGACACGAAAGCCTCAACGACAATGATAAAGTAGCCAGCGGCAAACGAGGTGGCGATAAATAA
- a CDS encoding TolC family protein, giving the protein MRKKLMLLFLELLLLTVIPLGVKAAPADMPTSVGVLTLTEAINTALANNQSILQAKLSVDFASARYQEAQNAFNPQLAISETTGRQYVESNQTKAYNFSSNKWQTVSTNEKLQNSYGTKLSLQLPLYSGQRLEANREQAAQNIEQSKANTLKTRQNLILDTTTAYFTLLQSYNSLDLARQSFEQMQAHLKNASLNYENGIVAKSDVLRAEVELAAAEQSLAKAENNVQLARTSLCNVMGVDLNTSFTVSNILSATYQLEELDRYLGIARQNRPELKAMSAQISGAKAAITTAQSGNLPTVNLTGAYEWNGDSKSNPFPPGYTSWSIMISANWNAFDGGITSSRVTQAQKNLNISQSQERQLMDNILLEVTQAYFNVQDAAKRLSTARKAAAKADDDFRISQLRYKSGLSTNVEVLDSHVAFLNAKNSLIQTQFDYHTSYAKLLKAAGTLDSSERIKGYEQ; this is encoded by the coding sequence ATGCGAAAAAAACTTATGCTGCTATTCCTTGAGCTGCTGCTTTTAACAGTCATCCCACTGGGCGTAAAAGCCGCTCCGGCGGATATGCCAACGTCAGTTGGCGTGTTGACGCTGACGGAAGCAATCAATACCGCGCTGGCAAACAATCAGAGCATCCTCCAGGCCAAGCTGTCAGTTGATTTTGCCTCCGCCCGCTATCAAGAAGCCCAAAACGCCTTTAACCCGCAATTGGCGATATCCGAAACAACCGGTCGCCAGTATGTTGAAAGCAATCAGACAAAAGCCTATAACTTTAGTTCCAACAAGTGGCAAACAGTTTCTACCAATGAAAAGCTGCAAAACAGTTATGGCACCAAACTTTCCTTGCAATTACCGTTGTATTCCGGGCAACGTCTGGAAGCCAACCGGGAACAGGCTGCTCAAAACATTGAACAAAGCAAGGCCAATACACTAAAAACCCGACAAAACTTGATTTTGGATACAACCACAGCTTACTTCACTCTGCTACAAAGCTATAACTCACTTGATCTGGCCCGCCAGTCCTTTGAGCAAATGCAGGCCCATCTAAAAAATGCCTCCCTCAATTACGAAAACGGCATTGTCGCCAAATCCGACGTACTGCGGGCCGAAGTGGAATTGGCCGCTGCCGAACAAAGCCTGGCCAAGGCCGAAAATAATGTCCAACTGGCCAGAACAAGTCTTTGCAATGTGATGGGTGTTGATTTAAATACTAGTTTCACCGTCAGCAATATTCTGTCAGCTACTTATCAGCTGGAAGAGTTGGATCGCTATCTCGGCATCGCCCGCCAAAACCGCCCCGAACTTAAAGCCATGAGTGCCCAGATAAGCGGAGCGAAAGCGGCGATTACCACCGCTCAAAGCGGAAATTTGCCAACTGTTAATCTGACCGGCGCTTACGAATGGAACGGCGACTCGAAAAGCAACCCTTTTCCACCCGGTTATACCTCATGGTCCATTATGATCAGCGCAAACTGGAACGCTTTTGACGGTGGAATAACATCCAGCCGGGTGACCCAGGCCCAAAAAAACCTAAATATCAGTCAGTCGCAAGAGCGCCAACTTATGGACAACATCTTACTAGAAGTCACCCAGGCCTACTTCAACGTCCAAGATGCCGCCAAACGCCTGTCCACCGCCCGCAAAGCGGCGGCGAAGGCGGATGATGATTTCCGTATCAGCCAACTCCGCTATAAGTCAGGACTTAGCACAAACGTGGAAGTTCTGGATTCTCATGTAGCTTTTCTTAACGCCAAAAACAGCCTCATCCAGACGCAGTTCGATTACCATACCAGTTATGCCAAATTGTTAAAAGCGGCGGGAACTCTTGACAGCAGCGAAAGGATTAAGGGATATGAACAATAA
- a CDS encoding DUF2680 domain-containing protein: MKKALLLTVVGLLALTFAASLVWAAAPTPQPTQPYAQQVNLTDAQKQELVPLFNQMMEIKKQILQKFVADGVMTQTDADQRAAWMQERMNYRMQNGIVGGPGMGRGPGMMGPGQGRGPGYGPRWQQQQPANQ, from the coding sequence ATGAAAAAAGCCTTACTTTTAACCGTTGTGGGTCTACTGGCACTAACATTCGCCGCATCGCTGGTCTGGGCGGCAGCACCCACGCCACAACCGACTCAACCTTACGCTCAGCAAGTCAACTTGACAGATGCGCAGAAACAGGAACTAGTCCCGCTGTTCAACCAGATGATGGAGATCAAGAAGCAGATTCTGCAAAAATTCGTGGCTGACGGCGTGATGACGCAGACCGACGCCGACCAGCGCGCCGCCTGGATGCAGGAGCGTATGAACTACCGCATGCAAAACGGTATTGTCGGCGGTCCGGGCATGGGCAGAGGCCCTGGCATGATGGGTCCCGGTCAAGGCAGAGGCCCTGGTTACGGCCCCAGGTGGCAGCAACAGCAGCCAGCTAATCAGTAA
- a CDS encoding serine hydrolase, giving the protein MITKIEMKRKRLLLLSMAFVFYIAASTALSNPLSPAMKNQTNDYIQASLHQPEAPTLSKPFPESQYTPQSTPASDFDGTVGFFAKNLKTGQTIGYNQTLIFPTASTSKLAVALATYKYLYPYADAAAKNRYDEAIDRMMRISDNESFYELLDEIDARSCQPLSRLVTDLGLMQTKIHNSESFQQYQYSSVTTPYEMAALFERIYRDTFLDREKSETLKIALANTIFNDELPRFLPGTVMHKIGELDDILCDVGVVDDGESQILISIYTRTDQGSDYASDFIASLAARLYNDLRSGKPCC; this is encoded by the coding sequence ATGATCACAAAAATAGAAATGAAAAGAAAACGACTACTGTTGTTATCCATGGCTTTCGTTTTCTATATCGCCGCTAGTACAGCATTATCCAATCCCTTGTCGCCGGCGATGAAAAATCAAACAAATGATTATATCCAGGCTAGTCTCCATCAGCCGGAAGCGCCCACACTTTCAAAACCTTTTCCTGAGTCTCAATATACTCCTCAATCCACCCCAGCCTCTGATTTTGATGGTACTGTCGGCTTCTTTGCCAAAAACTTAAAGACCGGCCAGACGATTGGCTATAACCAAACACTGATCTTCCCCACCGCGTCCACCAGCAAACTGGCTGTCGCCCTGGCTACCTATAAATACTTGTACCCCTATGCGGACGCAGCCGCCAAAAATAGGTATGACGAAGCGATTGACCGCATGATGCGCATCAGCGACAATGAATCCTTTTATGAACTGCTGGACGAAATCGATGCCCGGTCTTGCCAACCCCTATCCCGTTTGGTAACCGACTTAGGCCTAATGCAAACGAAAATCCACAACTCGGAATCCTTCCAGCAGTACCAATATTCCAGTGTTACCACACCATATGAAATGGCTGCTCTATTTGAACGCATTTATCGGGATACCTTCTTAGACAGAGAAAAATCCGAAACCCTCAAAATAGCACTGGCCAACACCATATTTAATGACGAACTCCCTCGTTTTTTACCAGGCACGGTGATGCACAAAATCGGCGAACTGGATGATATTCTCTGTGATGTCGGCGTGGTGGATGACGGCGAGAGCCAAATCCTCATCAGCATCTATACGCGGACCGACCAAGGCAGTGACTATGCCAGCGACTTTATCGCCTCGCTCGCGGCCCGGCTGTATAACGATTTGCGGTCCGGAAAACCCTGCTGCTAG